One Ricinus communis isolate WT05 ecotype wild-type chromosome 7, ASM1957865v1, whole genome shotgun sequence genomic region harbors:
- the LOC8261837 gene encoding succinate dehydrogenase [ubiquinone] iron-sulfur subunit 3, mitochondrial — MSKGSSSSRSWLRHGYNKIARMLGKQDPKDQNFPILKGHPVGQQHAQESVETYGTVQDNIKKLIKEFRVYRWSPDNPNNKPFLQSYFIDLSSCGPMVLDALQKIKAEDDSSLSYRRSCREGICGSCSMNIDGTNTVACLKPIDADTSRPTIITPLPHMYVIKDLVVDLTNFYNQYRSIEPWLKTRKKPEDGREYRQSPADRKKLDGLYECILCACCSASCPSYWWNPEEFLGPAPLIHAYRWISDSRDDFTDERLQALTEDQKRLYRCRTIKNCTATCPKSLNPADAIHKMKTKHLLSQPVEELEVDRYQQAA; from the exons ATGTCCAAGggaagcagcagcagcaggagCTGGTTACGCCATGGCTACAACAAAATAGCCCGAATGCTGGGAAAACAAGATCCTAAAgatcaaaattttccaatactAAAAGGCCATCCTGTCGGACAACAGCATGCTCAAGAATCAGTCGAAACATATGGCACTGTCCAAGACAACATCAAGAAGCTTATCAAAGAGTTCAGGGTTTATAGATGGAGCCCTGACAATCCCAACAACAAACCCTTTCTCCAGTCTTACTTCATAGACCTCTCCAGCTGCGGCCCCATG GTTTTGGATGCATTACAGAAGATTAAAGCAGAGGATGATTCGAGCTTGAGCTATAGGAGGTCATGCAGGGAAGGAATATGTGGGTCGTGTTCGATGAATATCGATGGGACTAACACTGTTGCTTGCCTTAAACCCATTGATGCTGACACTTCCAGGCCCACTATCATCACTCCTCTGCCACATATGTATGTCATTAAAGATCTTGTTGTTGATCTCACAAATTTCTACAATCAATACAG gtCAATTGAGCCGTGGCTAAAGACAAGAAAGAAACCTGAGGACGGAAGAGAATACAGGCAGTCACCAGCAGATAGAAAGAAGTTAGATGGGCTATACGAGTGTATTTTGTGTGCTTGTTGTAGTGCTTCATGTCCTTCTTATTGGTGGAACCCTGAGGAATTCCTCGGACCTGCTCCTTTGATCCATGCTTATCGATGGATTTCTGATAG CCGTGATGATTTCACCGATGAAAGGCTACAAGCTTTGACAGAGGACCAAAAAAGATTATACAGGTGTAGAACAATCAAGAATTGCACCGCAACTTGCCCCAAAAGTCTCAATC